The nucleotide window CGGAGACCGTCGCCGCCTTTGGCTCCGGCAGGCCGGCAGCCTCGCGGATCGCCGGCGCAACGAATGTTCGAAAGACCATCATCGCGGAGACGGGATACCCGGGGAGACCGACGTAGGCCGACGACTCGAGCCGACCGACGAGCATCGGCTTGCCGGGTTTGACGCTGACGCCGTGGAGCAACAACTCGCCCTGCTCCTCGATGATCCGGTAGATGACGTCGACCGCGCTCGCGCTGGTCGACCCCGACGAGAGTACGAGATCGCACTCGCTGGCGGCCTCCCGCAGCACGCGTTCCATCTCCGCTTGATCGTCGCCTGCGTGGGGGTAGAGCACCGCTTCGCCGCCGGCATCTTCGACCCCCGCGGCGATCGTGTAGCTGTTGACGTCGTAGATCTCGCCGCACCTGCTGTCGAGGTCCTCGCCCGGACGTACCAGTTCGTCGCCCGTCGAGACGATGCCGACGCGCGGCCGTGCGCGAACGGGCACTTCGTCGACGCCGAGTGCAGAGAGCAAGCCGATATCTCGCGGCGTAATCGTCGTCCCGGGGCCGAGCGCCCGCTCGCCCGCGGCGACGTCCGCGCCGGCGAACATGACGTTGTCGCCGGGAGCGACCGACGTGCGGATTAGCACCTCGTCGCCATCCATATCTGTGCGCTCGACGGGGACCATCGCGTCCGCGCCCGACGGCATCACTGCGCCGGTCGATATTTCGACGGCCTGGCCGTCCGCGACGTCGATCGTCGGCTCCTCACCGGCGTGGACCGCGCCGACGACCTCGAGTTGAGCCGGATCCGCCTCGTCGGCCCCGAACGTGTCCCGCGCCCGGAGCGCGTAGCCGTCCAGACTGGCCCGGTCGAACCCCGGCACGTCGAGTTCGGCGTCGAGTCGGGCAACGAGCACCCGGCCGCGGGCGTTCTCGAGTGAGACGCGGTCGATGCCACCCTCGAGCGACAGCGAATCGATCGCCTCGCGGGCCGCCTTGGGCGACGCTAGATCGCGAAACTCCTTGCGGTTCATACCCGCAGTTGGTGGGCCGGGGGTAAAAACGTCGGTCGAACGCAACGGGGGGCTGGGCCTCGCCCCCCAGACCATCACGACGGAATCACGCGCGGATTTTAGGAGCCGCCGAAGAGGGCGCCACGACTGTTTGCTGTCTCACAACGAACTCGCCGGACTGAATTCGAGGACGAGGGTGGCGGTCGGTCCGACGTACCGCACGCGCGGATGGGAGGTTGCAAGCGGTACAACAGCGTCGCTGAAACCGTTGCAGTCGACGAAAGCGAGCGAGAAACGACGCTGTGGGCGACGAAACGGCGTTACGCCGTCTATAGTAACTGCGCCGGGAGGCCCCACGAAGCGTATGCAACACAGCGATCGACGGACGGCAACGACCGGCACCACCGTGCGCCGACGCGCACCGAGGACAGCGGTACAGCCCTCTCCCGTGGTCACTGGCGGGATCGCTGCACCGAAGACACACGGATCGTTCGAGCGATGACCGGACGAATCTACAGTATCGATTCGATGCGAATCGTCGCGATGGTGTTCGTCGTGGCGATTCACACGGATCCGTTCAGAGGGCTCGGCGTGTACGGCAACGTGGCGAACTTCGTAATCGACTCCGCCGCGCGATTCGTCGTCCCGTTCTTTTTTATGACGGCCGGGTACTTTTTCGCCCGCAAGACCACTCGCCGTAACCTCACTGACTACTTCAGCAAACGGGCCACGACGATCGTCTCGCTCTATGCGTTCGGACTGGCACTCGCTGCGCCGGTGTTCCTCGCAGGGACGGTCCTGCGTACAGGGGCCGAAAACGGCGATATCGTCAGCAGCAGCAGTCACAGACTGGCCGAATTCGTGTCGCCGGCGGCGCTTCTGTACTACGGAAATTCGATCTCCGAAATCCTGTGGTTCCTGCCGGCGCTGCTCTTTTCGTTTGCGTTCGTGTATGTGTTCGTCAGAGCGGACAAGACGACGTATCTGCTCCCGATTTCGCTCGGATTTCACATCGTCGGCCTCTTGGGGACGAGCTATACGATGTTCGTGGACGTGCCGTTCGAGGTCAGAGACGCGCTGTTCTTCGGGTTCTTCTATACCAGTCTCGGATACGCTATTTCCGTGCGTGACTGGCAGCCGACGGCGGCGCGGAGCCCGCTCTATCTCGGACTCACCCTCCTTTTCGGCGTGTTCCATCTGGGAGAACGATACGTACTTGGCTACGTCGTCGGCGGGGAGACGTTCGCCCAGGGGGTCTACACCTCGAGTTACACCATTGGAACCGCGTTGTTTACGGTCTCGTTGTTCGTCTTTCTCCTCTCGAGGCCGACGCTCGGGTCGTCCACACCAGTGCCGTCGTGGGGGAACTACGCCGTCGGAATCTACGTCACCCATCCCGCCGTCCTGTACGTGCTACAACGGACCGCTGAGGCGCTGCATCTCGCGGGCTACGAGATTCGAGAGACGATCTGGTGGCATCTCGTATTGACTCCAGCGACCTTCTTCGGCGCGCTGTTCGTCTACATCGCGGTACAACGGGTCGGTACCACCGAAATCGGAAGCACCGCTCTCTCACGGTTGCGCTCGAGTCGCCATCGCGACCCGGAGTGAGAAACGAAAAATCGTGATATAATACCCGATGGCAGTACATTCCTTCAGAAACACCAGCGTTCTGTCCCGAAGAACACGATAATATGAAGTCCTTTACTGCTGGATCGCAAACGAATTCCTGTGAGTTCTCGATGGCGTGACGTGCCGAATCCGTTTCGCTGGCTCCTGCTCTCGATCGGTGCCCTGCTCGCTCGAGCCGGCGTCATTGACCGGCGGCGCGTCGAACGGACGACCGACCTCGCGTGGCCCCGGATCGTCACGGGGATCGCCCGGATGTCCAAATCCGCGGCGGACGTCGCGATGGTCGGCATCGCCCTCGGGCCGGCAGCGATCGCTGGCGTCGGTCTCGCGACGCCGTACTGGGGACTCGCGTTCGGCGTCGGCGGCGGCATCGCCGGCGCGACGATCGGGCTGGTTTCCCAGCGCTACACCGGCGGCACCCACGCGGCCCTCTCGCGATCAGTGACGACGAGCGGTCTCGTCGCCCTCGCCGTACTGCTCCCGCTTGCCGCGCTGTATCTGGCACTGCCACAACAACTGATCGCACTGGTCGGGAACGACGCCGACTCGATAACCTACGGCGCGCGCTATCTCGAGGTCGTTGCCCTTGGCATCCCGTTCGCAGGGCTGAACCTCATTGCCAGCCGAACCCTCGTCGGCGCCGACGACGCGTGGACGCCGATGATGCTCCGGGCCGGCGGGGCCGTCGTCAACGTGGCGCTCAATGCCGTCTTGCTGTTCGTCCTCGAGTTGGGCGTCGTCGGCGCGGCGATCGGGACGATCGTCGCGAACGCCCTCGTGCTGGCCGCGTTCACGGTTGGTTTCGCAGTCGGTCGCCTCCCGCTGCTGGGCGAGTTTCCCGTCACGCTCAGCGTCTCGCAGCTCCCGGCGACGGCCGACGACGTCCGGAACGTGCTCTCGATCGGCGGGCCGCTCGTCTTTACGAACGTCGCTCGCCGGGCCGCACAGTTCCCGATGCTCGCGATCGTCGCCCTCTTCGGGCCGAACGTCCTCGCCGCTTACGTCGTCGCCCGTCGCGTCCGGGACCTGATGGACACCCCCGGCTGGGGCTTTTCGCTCGCCTCGAGCAGCCTCGTCGGGCAGGAACTCGGCACGGGTGACGAAGGGCGTGCGGACACGTACGGTCGCGAATTGCTCTGGTTCGGGACGGGCGTCTATCTCGTCAGCGCGACGCTCGTTCTCGTCTTCGCCGAACCGATCGGTCGCCTCTTCGTTTCGGACCCGTCGATCCTGCCGCTCGTGACGACGTTCATCGCCGTCGCCTGCGTCAGCGTCGTCTTCCGCGGCATCAGCGGCGGTGCAACCGGCCCGCTCCGCGCCAGCGGTGATACCCGCTGGCCGTTCTACGGGCAGGTGCTCGGCCTGTACGTTTTTGCCCTTCCCGTCGCCGCGCTCGGTGCCGTCTCGGCCCCGATTCCGGCGCTCGAGGCCGTGACGTCCTTGGGCATCGAAGCCCTCTACGCGGCGCTGATCCTCGAGACGCTCGTTCCCGCCGTCGTCACCTACTACCGGTTCGAAACGGGCCACTGGTTGGTCATCAGCCGCGCGTATCGACCTGACTCCGCGCCGGGCGATTAAGACGGGCCGCAGCCGCTGTCCTGATGTGACTGCAGAAAGGGGCGTGGTCGCGCCGGAACCGACGGACGATAGCCCGTATGACCCACCGCGTTCGGCCCGTTCGAACTGTCCGTGATAATCGTGAGGAGATAGATGTCTTTTTCACACTGAGTTCCATATCGGTTGGTATGGCTACCCATGGCTTTCAGAACGGTGGTGGCGCGGGTGTTTCTCTTCCCGATGCTGTTCCGTTCGATCTTCCCCACCTCACTCGATTAAGCTGGGAACTCGGATCGCACGTGGTCGACGACGATGGACACCTGCACAGCGAGTGGGAACAACCGGGTGGATCTCGGTCGCTGTCGATCTTCCGTGTCACGGATAACACCGTGATTATACGCATTCGGACGCCTGTGGGCCGGGAGCGATTCTACGGTGCAGCCCAACTCGATCTCGAGCAGGCCCTGCCTGAACTCGAGGCAGCACCCCGCTGGCACCGTCGGAAGTGACGGGCGCGTTCGGTTCCGGTTGTCGCGGCCATTGTCGGGAGGACAACGATTACAACCCTCCCGCTTGAGTCGGGTGGTATGGCACGTCTTACCGAAACCGACCGCGAACGGATCACTGCGCTGTTCGACCGCCACCTCGAGGTTGGCCTCCATCACGGTGCACAGTTGGCCGTCTTCGTCGATGGCGAGCAGGTGCTCGATCTCGCGGGCGGGACGACCGGCCCGGACGGGGGCGACGAAACGCCCACCCAGCGCCACGTCCTCTTTTCGTGTACGAAACCGTACGCGGCCGTGACGCTGCACTCGCTCGTCACGGACGGCGCGCTCGCGTACGACGACCGCGTCGTCGACCACTGGCCCGGGTTCGCCGACGCGGGCTCCGAAAAGGCCGAGATAACCGTTCGACAGGTGCTCAGCCACACCGCCGGTCTCCCGCGGGGCGAGATCGACGACCGACCTGATCTGTGGACCGACTGGGACGCCGTCGTCGACGCCCTCGAGTCGATGGAGCCGGTCTACCCGCCGGGAGAGGTTCCCGCCTATCACGCGCTGACGTTCGGCTGGCTGGTCGGCGAACTCGTTCGCCGGGTGTCGGGAACGCCGATCGAGACCGTCGCCGCCGAGCGCGTCTTCGAGCCGCTCGGGATGGACGACACCGGGATCGGCCTTCGAGACCACGAGGACGACGGCGTCGCGACGCTCGTCGCGTTCGAACCGTTCGACCGCTGTCGCGACCCCGGCGAGGGGCTGGGCGACCACACGAAGGTCGCGGCCCCGTTCAACACCGAGGAGATTCACCGGGCCGTCGTCCCCGCCGCGACCGGGATCGGAACCGCGACCGATATGGCTCGCTTCTACGCCTGTCTCGCCAACGGCGGCGAACTCGAGGGCACCCGCATCCTCCCGTTCGAGACCGTCGAGACGATGACGACCCTCGAGGCCGAAACGGACGCCGACGGCACGCTCGGACGGGAGGCGCGGTTCTCGCTTGGCTTCTGGAACGGTGGGACGACGGTCGCACCCTACGGGTCCCTGTCACCGACGCACGCGTTCGGACACGCCGGACTCGGCAGTAGCGTCGGGTGGGCTGATCCCGAGGAGAACATCGGCTTTTCGTACGTGACGAACGGCGTCCGCGACGGATCGTACGAACACGTCGCTCGAGTGAACGCGCTCGCGGATGCAGTTCGGCTCGCGATTCGGTAGGACGCGGCTCGGACGAATCGCGCCGCGGGCGGTTGTCCTACCCGATCAGCGCCCGGAACACGTCGCTGAACACGATCAGCGTCAGTCCGGCGAGGATGATCAACAGCAGGAAGCTAAAGAAAATAATGATGGCTTGTCGACCGGTTAGCGACTCCCCTTCCAGCAGTTCGTTTATTTCCATGCGTTGGTGACTGATACACAGACACGCATATTAAAAACGATGGTGTTGGCATGCGCGCGCCGATACCAACCCACACGCTCGCCCCATCGTTACCACTCGGCGCTTCGAGACAGTCGTCGATTACGCGTTCGGTTCCCAGTTCTGGACGACGACAGTCTCGCCCGCCGGAATCCCCTCGCGGTCGTCGTCGACGACCACCCAGCCGTCCGCGAGCGCGACACTCGAGAGGACCCCCGATCCGCTCGCTCTGGTCGGCGTCGCGGTGTACGCGGGCTCGTCCCCGCCATCATCGAGCGCGTCGGCCTCGTGAGCCTCGAGTTGTACGCGCGCGAACGTTCGCGTCCCGGGTTCGCTCGGAATTTTGCGCTCGAGCGTCGCCCGCGTCGTCGGCTGTGGGTCGGGCTCGGTGCCCTCGAGCCAGCGCAGCGTGGGTCGCAGGAACTGGACGGCGTTGACGATACAGGCGACGGGATACCCCGGCAAGGCGAGGACGGGGGTGTCCTCGACGATGCCGAGACAGACGGGATGACCGGGTTTGAGGCCGACACCGTGGACGACCACCTCGCCTAACTCGTCGATCACCTCCGGCAGCAGGTCACGCTTGCCGACGCTCGAGCCGCCGGTCGTGACGACGACGTCGTGGGTCAGGTCGCGCTGGATCGCGACGCGCAACGAGTCGTGATCGTCGGTGACGACGTCCCGGTACGTCGCCCGGCCGCCCCAGCGTTCGACCAGTCGGGAGACGGTGAGCCCGTTGGTTTCGACGACCTCGCCCGGTCCGGGATCGCCCTCGACGAGTTCCTCACCGGTCGGGATCACGCCGACCGTCGGCTGTTTCGCGACCGAAACGGACCCGTATCCCGCAGACCGGAGTAAGCCGAGATCCGACGGGCGCAGCCGGTGGCCCACCTCGTAGAGGTGCTGGCCCTCCTCGACGTCCTCGCCGATCGGAGCGACGTTTTCGCCCGCCGCGACGGCGTCTTCGACCTCGAGTTCGCCGGCCGACTCGAGCGTCTCGACGTGTTCGATCATGACGACGGCGTCTGCGCCCTCCGGGAGGGCGCTGCCGGTGTGGACCCGTGCGGCCGTCCCGGGGTCGACGCGGGCGTCGTCACCGACGCCGTCGGCGAGGCGGAGCACTTCGGGCGAGCGGGCACTGGCTCCGAACGTGTCCGCGGCGCGAACGGCGTAGCCGTCCATCGCCGCCCGCTGGTAGTGAGGGACGTTTCGGGCGGCCGTGACCGGGACGGCGAGCACGCGCCCGTCCGCGCGGTCGACGTCGACGGTCTCCGTCCCCGTCGCGGCTGGTGTTTCGCCGTCCTCGTCACCGGCGCTGACGTCCTCGAGGGCGGTTCTGAGTAGTCGACGCGCCTCGTCGACCGGCGTCCGAACCTTGAATCCGGCCTCCTTGCGCTCGCTGTCGGCACCTTCCATACTCGAAGTCGGGTCGCGGGGCGTCAAAAGCGTAGGGGACGGGAACAGTCGTCCCGGCGGCCGGCCGGAGTACACGGCGTCGAATCCACCGCTACCGCGGGGTTTTTCGTATCGGCGTTCGAACCTGTAGCTATGTCAGCGCTCCGTGATGCACTGCGGGACCTCTCCGAGGACGTTTTTTTCGATCTGCTCGAGAGCGAGGACGCGTACCTGCTCGTACTCGATATCCCGGGTGTATCGGCCGAGACGCTCGAGTTGTCGGTCGAGGACGGTCGCATCTCCATCGACGCCCATCGGGAGAAAGACCCCGAGGACGACTTTCGGTATCTCGAGGAAAACCGGCCACTGTTTCTCGAGTTCGACCTCCCCCTGCCGGCAGATACGACCGGCACGGCGTCGGAAGCTGTCGTCGAACGCGGCGTGCTCGAGTTGACGCTCCCCAAAACATCGTCGGATGGCGAGACGACGATCGACGTCGTCGACGAGGACACCGACTAACGTGAGGTGAGCAAGGCTGGCCCCCCTTCGCGCGTACAAGCGCTTCGTTATCGTCGTCTGGCAGTTTCTCCCCCTGTTGATCGCCTACGCCCGCGACCGTCGTCGATTTCTGCTGTTCGGCCGGCCTCGACGGGTCGACGCCGAGACCAACCGCCACCGGGCCGAGGTACTGCTCGAGTCGCTGTTGACCCTCGGGCCGACGTTTATCAAACTCGGACAGCTGCTCTCGACGCGACCAGACATCTTGCCGCCGTCGTACATCGAGGTCCTTGCGTCGCTGCAAGACGACGTGCCGCCCGCCGAGTGGGCGGCCGCGAAGGCGGTGCTCGAGGACGAACTCGGTCCGCTCGAAGACCACTTCGCCGCGTTCGAAACCGAAGCGATCAGCGGAGCGAGTCTCGGACAGGTGTATCGGGCCCGTCTCGATGCCGAGACCGATTCGGGGAGGGACAACCCCGACCATGGCCGTGACGTTGCCGTCAAGATTCGTCGGCCGGAGATCGAACCGCTCGTCAAGGCGGATCTGCGGGTGATCCGCTGGTCGCTGCCGGTCCTGTTGTACTTCGTCGGCGAGTCACGAGCGTTTTCCCTCGAGAACCTCGCCGACGAGTTTGCAAAGACCATCCGCGAGGAGATGGACTACGAGCGCGAGGCGACGATGCTTCAGGAGATCCGCGCCAACTTCGACGGCGACGACCGCTTCGTCATCCCGGACGTAATCGAGAGTCACTCGGGACGGCGCGTGCTCACGATGGAGTACATCGACGGGACGAAGATCAACGACGTCGACGAACTCGAGCGAAAGGGGATCGATCGCACACAGGTCGCGGAGAACCTCCAGCGATCGTATCTCCAGATGATCATCGACGACGGGGTCTTTCACGCCGATCCACACCCGGGCAACCTCGCCGTGACCGATGAGGGCCGGGTCGTCTTCTACGATTTCGGGATGTCCGGTCGGGTCGACGAGTTCGTCCAGCAGAAGATCGTCGAGTTCTACATCGCGGTCGCCAACCAGGATATCGACGCCATCCTCGATGCACTGACCGAGATCGGCACGCTCTCGCCCGATGCTGACCGAGCGGTGATGGCCGAGGTGATGGAACTGGCCATTCAGGACGCTCGCGGCGAGGACATCGAACAGTACCGGGTCAACCAGATCGTCGGCCAGATCGAAGACTCGATCTACGAATTCCCGTTCCGGCTGCCGAAGAACCTCGCGCTCGTTTTGCGGGTCGCGACCGTCGTCGAAGGCGTCTGTGTCACCCTCGATCCGGAGTTCGACTTCATCGACACCGCGACGAGCTACCTCACCGAACAGGGCTACCGCGAGGAGTCCATCCGCAAGTACCTCGAGGAGTCTGGCCAGCAACTCCGTCGCACCGGCGAGTCGCTGACTCGAATCGCGCCGAAAGCCGAGCGCACGCTCGACCGACTCGACCGCGACGACCAGTTCGTCCGGATCGGCGTCGAGGACTCCAACGGCGTGTTCACGACGCTCGCCAAACGGCTCGTCTACGGCATGTTGCTCACGATGTCGCTGTTCTCGATGGGCGTCCTCTACGCGCTCGAGGCCCCCGAAGCGTCGATCGTCGCCGCCGTCTTTTCGACGCTGGTCGTGATCCAGCTCTACCGATCGTTCCGTAAACCGCGGTCGACGCGCGTACGTCCGCAGTTCACCCGCCAGAACCTCCGTCAGCGACGCGACGAGGAGTAGCCACTCCAGCGCATGTGACGGTGGTCAAACGTTTTTCCGCTGGCGCTCCACTACGTGGTATGAACTACGACCGACTCGCGGCGCTGTCGCTATCGATCGACGACGTCGCACTCGAGCGACTCGAGCGCGAGACCTCGAGCGAGT belongs to Natronorubrum aibiense and includes:
- a CDS encoding molybdopterin biosynthesis protein, with translation MNRKEFRDLASPKAAREAIDSLSLEGGIDRVSLENARGRVLVARLDAELDVPGFDRASLDGYALRARDTFGADEADPAQLEVVGAVHAGEEPTIDVADGQAVEISTGAVMPSGADAMVPVERTDMDGDEVLIRTSVAPGDNVMFAGADVAAGERALGPGTTITPRDIGLLSALGVDEVPVRARPRVGIVSTGDELVRPGEDLDSRCGEIYDVNSYTIAAGVEDAGGEAVLYPHAGDDQAEMERVLREAASECDLVLSSGSTSASAVDVIYRIIEEQGELLLHGVSVKPGKPMLVGRLESSAYVGLPGYPVSAMMVFRTFVAPAIREAAGLPEPKAATVSGTMARAERYGEGRLRLMPVGLVQNGDGETLVYPVDKGSGATTSLAEADGVVTVDPETDYLEAGESVTVDLFSPDVRPPTLLGVGEDDPTVNRLLDRLENPRYLSVGSRPAVRRFREGVPDVAVVAGPLERDLEADELGRWSREWGLVVRAGNPHDLEGLAELVDRDVRFVNRTTDSGLRSSLEAAVDDLAADHGTDRSDLVDAIDGFDLGLRAHESPARKVIAGDADAALGLRETADRLDLGFVSLGEQPVRVLASPARADKESVRELAAALKEPPTEY
- a CDS encoding acyltransferase; its protein translation is MGGCKRYNSVAETVAVDESERETTLWATKRRYAVYSNCAGRPHEAYATQRSTDGNDRHHRAPTRTEDSGTALSRGHWRDRCTEDTRIVRAMTGRIYSIDSMRIVAMVFVVAIHTDPFRGLGVYGNVANFVIDSAARFVVPFFFMTAGYFFARKTTRRNLTDYFSKRATTIVSLYAFGLALAAPVFLAGTVLRTGAENGDIVSSSSHRLAEFVSPAALLYYGNSISEILWFLPALLFSFAFVYVFVRADKTTYLLPISLGFHIVGLLGTSYTMFVDVPFEVRDALFFGFFYTSLGYAISVRDWQPTAARSPLYLGLTLLFGVFHLGERYVLGYVVGGETFAQGVYTSSYTIGTALFTVSLFVFLLSRPTLGSSTPVPSWGNYAVGIYVTHPAVLYVLQRTAEALHLAGYEIRETIWWHLVLTPATFFGALFVYIAVQRVGTTEIGSTALSRLRSSRHRDPE
- a CDS encoding MATE family efflux transporter; its protein translation is MPNPFRWLLLSIGALLARAGVIDRRRVERTTDLAWPRIVTGIARMSKSAADVAMVGIALGPAAIAGVGLATPYWGLAFGVGGGIAGATIGLVSQRYTGGTHAALSRSVTTSGLVALAVLLPLAALYLALPQQLIALVGNDADSITYGARYLEVVALGIPFAGLNLIASRTLVGADDAWTPMMLRAGGAVVNVALNAVLLFVLELGVVGAAIGTIVANALVLAAFTVGFAVGRLPLLGEFPVTLSVSQLPATADDVRNVLSIGGPLVFTNVARRAAQFPMLAIVALFGPNVLAAYVVARRVRDLMDTPGWGFSLASSSLVGQELGTGDEGRADTYGRELLWFGTGVYLVSATLVLVFAEPIGRLFVSDPSILPLVTTFIAVACVSVVFRGISGGATGPLRASGDTRWPFYGQVLGLYVFALPVAALGAVSAPIPALEAVTSLGIEALYAALILETLVPAVVTYYRFETGHWLVISRAYRPDSAPGD
- a CDS encoding serine hydrolase domain-containing protein; protein product: MARLTETDRERITALFDRHLEVGLHHGAQLAVFVDGEQVLDLAGGTTGPDGGDETPTQRHVLFSCTKPYAAVTLHSLVTDGALAYDDRVVDHWPGFADAGSEKAEITVRQVLSHTAGLPRGEIDDRPDLWTDWDAVVDALESMEPVYPPGEVPAYHALTFGWLVGELVRRVSGTPIETVAAERVFEPLGMDDTGIGLRDHEDDGVATLVAFEPFDRCRDPGEGLGDHTKVAAPFNTEEIHRAVVPAATGIGTATDMARFYACLANGGELEGTRILPFETVETMTTLEAETDADGTLGREARFSLGFWNGGTTVAPYGSLSPTHAFGHAGLGSSVGWADPEENIGFSYVTNGVRDGSYEHVARVNALADAVRLAIR
- a CDS encoding molybdopterin molybdotransferase MoeA, which gives rise to MEGADSERKEAGFKVRTPVDEARRLLRTALEDVSAGDEDGETPAATGTETVDVDRADGRVLAVPVTAARNVPHYQRAAMDGYAVRAADTFGASARSPEVLRLADGVGDDARVDPGTAARVHTGSALPEGADAVVMIEHVETLESAGELEVEDAVAAGENVAPIGEDVEEGQHLYEVGHRLRPSDLGLLRSAGYGSVSVAKQPTVGVIPTGEELVEGDPGPGEVVETNGLTVSRLVERWGGRATYRDVVTDDHDSLRVAIQRDLTHDVVVTTGGSSVGKRDLLPEVIDELGEVVVHGVGLKPGHPVCLGIVEDTPVLALPGYPVACIVNAVQFLRPTLRWLEGTEPDPQPTTRATLERKIPSEPGTRTFARVQLEAHEADALDDGGDEPAYTATPTRASGSGVLSSVALADGWVVVDDDREGIPAGETVVVQNWEPNA
- a CDS encoding Hsp20/alpha crystallin family protein, yielding MSALRDALRDLSEDVFFDLLESEDAYLLVLDIPGVSAETLELSVEDGRISIDAHREKDPEDDFRYLEENRPLFLEFDLPLPADTTGTASEAVVERGVLELTLPKTSSDGETTIDVVDEDTD
- a CDS encoding ABC1 kinase family protein, with the protein product MIAYARDRRRFLLFGRPRRVDAETNRHRAEVLLESLLTLGPTFIKLGQLLSTRPDILPPSYIEVLASLQDDVPPAEWAAAKAVLEDELGPLEDHFAAFETEAISGASLGQVYRARLDAETDSGRDNPDHGRDVAVKIRRPEIEPLVKADLRVIRWSLPVLLYFVGESRAFSLENLADEFAKTIREEMDYEREATMLQEIRANFDGDDRFVIPDVIESHSGRRVLTMEYIDGTKINDVDELERKGIDRTQVAENLQRSYLQMIIDDGVFHADPHPGNLAVTDEGRVVFYDFGMSGRVDEFVQQKIVEFYIAVANQDIDAILDALTEIGTLSPDADRAVMAEVMELAIQDARGEDIEQYRVNQIVGQIEDSIYEFPFRLPKNLALVLRVATVVEGVCVTLDPEFDFIDTATSYLTEQGYREESIRKYLEESGQQLRRTGESLTRIAPKAERTLDRLDRDDQFVRIGVEDSNGVFTTLAKRLVYGMLLTMSLFSMGVLYALEAPEASIVAAVFSTLVVIQLYRSFRKPRSTRVRPQFTRQNLRQRRDEE